In a genomic window of Clavelina lepadiformis chromosome 7, kaClaLepa1.1, whole genome shotgun sequence:
- the LOC143465426 gene encoding uncharacterized protein LOC143465426 isoform X2: MSEIEIQVQAQEFIYRQTLRKEKPKAGRHALEEVGRSLNAIAQRRRQYFLDYKECNTIKCVRHWYAWETKRNLETNTNEARTENAATRGVKMFLHRVEFYGTLLTRFIEYVLHPLKTKFSTSGNENPEFEAVKEKMQQLKTKCESLLSDASVIILDNVNHSDAEKRFPVISVIPRVHELLSKMVMTSFQWRLHARYEQQFEEIAQKRALAESEGDLNDKRSLLRNFDHGIRKTQRSHESLEEEIAERQQALSTSNFAQVYEQCIDQIERVQGALEQCKSTIQSNDSTIKAVQETFGKYKIIGPKRKHKLESSIVKRTKKVEELAKIQAELERLEEHKAKLDEEEVSWMRGGYENAVNVINTLKEQSQTLVDNLKELEQQKDDLKSSYEQSVEEITTIRMETEGAYPMLQPKGVALVIHNDWATKSEKANKLVHDKVDKNFAKSLNVLLVQCGYYVIQRKDLTTGEIQHHMIGLSDQYHGYQGDHSSLLAVIVAQSNERGQILDDIGKALSAKDLLDHFSQSRCPALIGKPKVFLLFLRVSVRDPVLPRVNQLKVVETRKKQSSASLDAPTYFEPEALNTESDFLVVRVMYEDDFDQDGKPTFGGGKTTQSEDIPWFVSSFVTKMSEQAGDKDFLTILKNIKRHYMERVSLSVTSTLSESKASVASRATTTFKLSDSNGHVNMFIDSSLKKPLYLMPGL, translated from the exons ATGAGTGAAATAGAGATTCAAGTACAGGCGCAGGAATTCATTTATAGGCAGACTTTACGCAAAGAAAAGCCTAAAGCCGGTAGGCATGCCTTGGAAGAAGTAGGAAGGTCACTGAACGCGATTGCACAGCGCCGAAGACAATATTTTTTAGACTATAAAGAGTGCAACACCATTAAATGTGTGCGTCACTGGTACGCCTGGGAGACAAAG AGGAACTTAGAAACCAACACAAACGAAGCGAGAACAGAAAATGCAGCGACACGAGGAGTAAAAATGTTTCTGCACAGAGTTGAATTTTACGGGACTCTATTAACGCGCTTCATCGAATACGTGCTGCATCCGTTGAAGACAAAGTTTTCCACTTCCGGAAATGAAAATCCGGAATTCGAAGCTGTAAAGGAGAAAATGCAACAGTTAAAG ACAAAGTGTGAAAGTTTGCTCAGTGACGCATCTGTGATCATTCTGGATAACGTGAACCATTCGGACGCAGAAAAAAGATTTCCGGTCATCTCTGTTATTCCGCGAGTGCACGAGCTTTTAAGTAAAATGGTCATGACGTCATTTCAGTGGAGGTTGCACGCCAG ATACGAACAACAATTTGAAGAAATTGCTCAGAAGCGCGCTCTTGCGGAATCGGAAGGGGACTTGAATGACAAAAGATCTTTATTGCGAAATTTTGATCACGGAATAAG aaaaactcagCGTAGTCACGAGTCACTGGAGGAAGAGATCGCAGAGAGACAGCAGGCTTTGTCAACCAGCAACTTTGCTCAAGTTTACGAACAATGCATCGATCAAATCGAGCGGGTTCAAGGCGCGTTGGAGCAATGCAAATCGACCATCCAAAGCAATGACTCGACGATTAAAGC AGTGCAAGAAACGTTTGGAAAATACAAGATTATCGGTCCCAAAAGGAAACACAAACTAGAGTCGAGTATTGTCAAACGTACGAAGAAGGTCGAAGAACTTGCTAAAATACAAGCAGAGCTGGAACGTCTTgag GAgcacaaagctaaactagatgAAGAGGAAGTAAGCTGGATGAGAGGAGGGTACGAGAACGCAGTAAACGTCATAAATACTTTGAAAGAGCAATCCCAAACCCTCGTTGACaatttaaaagaacttgaGCAACAAAAAGACGATTTAAAATCATCCTACGAACAATCAGTAGAAGAG ATCACTACCATTAGAATGGAAACCGAAGGTGCTTACCCCATGCTGCAACCCAAAGGGGTCGCGTTGGTCATTCACAACGATTGGGCGACCAAGTCGGAAAAAGCTAACAAGCTGGTTCACGATAAAGTtgacaaaaactttgcaaagtCGCTCAATGTTCTTTTGGTACAGTGCGGTTATTACGTCATCCAAAGAAAAGACCTGACAACCGGAGAGATCCAGCACCACATGATTGGACTGTCTGACCAGTACCACGGTTACCAGGGCGACCACAGCTCGTTGCTTGCCGTTATCGTTGCCCAGTCCAACGAGCGCGGCCAAATCCTTGACGACATCGGCAAAGCATTATCAGCGAAGGACTTGCTGGACCACTTTTCACAGAGTAGATGCCCGGCGCTAATCGGCAAGCCTAAagtttttctgcttttccTGCGCGTGTCTGTTCGCGACCCGGTCCTACCGCGTGTCAACCAGTTAAAAGTGGTCGAAACCAGAAAGAAGCAGTCCTCGGCAAGCCTGGATGCGCCCACTTACTTCGAACCAGAAGCACTGAATACTGAAAGTGACTTCCTCGTCGTACGAGTTATGTACGAGGACGATTTTGACCAGGACGGAAAGCCGACCTTTGGTGGAGGCAAAACGACGCAGTCGGAAGACATTCCATGGTTCGTCTCATCTTTTGTTACAAAGATGTCCGAGCAGGCCGGGGATAAAGACTTCTTGACAATCTTGAAGAACATAAAACGACATTACATGGAACGCGTCTCGCTTTCCGTCACTTCAACTTTATCGGAAAGTAAGGCGTCTGTTGCGTCACGTGCCACTACGACCTTCAAGTTGTCTGACAGCAACGGTCACGTGAACATGTTTATTGACAGTTCTTTGAAAAAGCCTTTGTACCTCATGCCAGGGCTGTAA
- the LOC143465426 gene encoding uncharacterized protein LOC143465426 isoform X1, producing the protein MSEIEIQVQAQEFIYRQTLRKEKPKAGRHALEEVGRSLNAIAQRRRQYFLDYKECNTIKCVRHWYAWETKRNLETNTNEARTENAATRGVKMFLHRVEFYGTLLTRFIEYVLHPLKTKFSTSGNENPEFEAVKEKMQQLKTKCESLLSDASVIILDNVNHSDAEKRFPVISVIPRVHELLSKMVMTSFQWRLHARYEQQFEEIAQKRALAESEGDLNDKRSLLRNFDHGIRKTQRSHESLEEEIAERQQALSTSNFAQVYEQCIDQIERVQGALEQCKSTIQSNDSTIKAVQETFGKYKIIGPKRKHKLESSIVKRTKKVEELAKIQAELERLEEHKAKLDEEEVSWMRGGYENAVNVINTLKEQSQTLVDNLKELEQQKDDLKSSYEQSVEEVLKLSMDYEQVNHKYEYEKRLAAVVAKTIWNNNADIYTTVRPNKITTIRMETEGAYPMLQPKGVALVIHNDWATKSEKANKLVHDKVDKNFAKSLNVLLVQCGYYVIQRKDLTTGEIQHHMIGLSDQYHGYQGDHSSLLAVIVAQSNERGQILDDIGKALSAKDLLDHFSQSRCPALIGKPKVFLLFLRVSVRDPVLPRVNQLKVVETRKKQSSASLDAPTYFEPEALNTESDFLVVRVMYEDDFDQDGKPTFGGGKTTQSEDIPWFVSSFVTKMSEQAGDKDFLTILKNIKRHYMERVSLSVTSTLSESKASVASRATTTFKLSDSNGHVNMFIDSSLKKPLYLMPGL; encoded by the exons ATGAGTGAAATAGAGATTCAAGTACAGGCGCAGGAATTCATTTATAGGCAGACTTTACGCAAAGAAAAGCCTAAAGCCGGTAGGCATGCCTTGGAAGAAGTAGGAAGGTCACTGAACGCGATTGCACAGCGCCGAAGACAATATTTTTTAGACTATAAAGAGTGCAACACCATTAAATGTGTGCGTCACTGGTACGCCTGGGAGACAAAG AGGAACTTAGAAACCAACACAAACGAAGCGAGAACAGAAAATGCAGCGACACGAGGAGTAAAAATGTTTCTGCACAGAGTTGAATTTTACGGGACTCTATTAACGCGCTTCATCGAATACGTGCTGCATCCGTTGAAGACAAAGTTTTCCACTTCCGGAAATGAAAATCCGGAATTCGAAGCTGTAAAGGAGAAAATGCAACAGTTAAAG ACAAAGTGTGAAAGTTTGCTCAGTGACGCATCTGTGATCATTCTGGATAACGTGAACCATTCGGACGCAGAAAAAAGATTTCCGGTCATCTCTGTTATTCCGCGAGTGCACGAGCTTTTAAGTAAAATGGTCATGACGTCATTTCAGTGGAGGTTGCACGCCAG ATACGAACAACAATTTGAAGAAATTGCTCAGAAGCGCGCTCTTGCGGAATCGGAAGGGGACTTGAATGACAAAAGATCTTTATTGCGAAATTTTGATCACGGAATAAG aaaaactcagCGTAGTCACGAGTCACTGGAGGAAGAGATCGCAGAGAGACAGCAGGCTTTGTCAACCAGCAACTTTGCTCAAGTTTACGAACAATGCATCGATCAAATCGAGCGGGTTCAAGGCGCGTTGGAGCAATGCAAATCGACCATCCAAAGCAATGACTCGACGATTAAAGC AGTGCAAGAAACGTTTGGAAAATACAAGATTATCGGTCCCAAAAGGAAACACAAACTAGAGTCGAGTATTGTCAAACGTACGAAGAAGGTCGAAGAACTTGCTAAAATACAAGCAGAGCTGGAACGTCTTgag GAgcacaaagctaaactagatgAAGAGGAAGTAAGCTGGATGAGAGGAGGGTACGAGAACGCAGTAAACGTCATAAATACTTTGAAAGAGCAATCCCAAACCCTCGTTGACaatttaaaagaacttgaGCAACAAAAAGACGATTTAAAATCATCCTACGAACAATCAGTAGAAGAG GTGTTAAAGTTAAGCATGGATTATGAGCAAGTAAACCACAAATATGAATACGAGAAAAGACTGGCTGCGGTGGTTGCCAAAACGATTTGGAACAACAACGCCGACATATACACCACCGTGCGGCCAAATAAa ATCACTACCATTAGAATGGAAACCGAAGGTGCTTACCCCATGCTGCAACCCAAAGGGGTCGCGTTGGTCATTCACAACGATTGGGCGACCAAGTCGGAAAAAGCTAACAAGCTGGTTCACGATAAAGTtgacaaaaactttgcaaagtCGCTCAATGTTCTTTTGGTACAGTGCGGTTATTACGTCATCCAAAGAAAAGACCTGACAACCGGAGAGATCCAGCACCACATGATTGGACTGTCTGACCAGTACCACGGTTACCAGGGCGACCACAGCTCGTTGCTTGCCGTTATCGTTGCCCAGTCCAACGAGCGCGGCCAAATCCTTGACGACATCGGCAAAGCATTATCAGCGAAGGACTTGCTGGACCACTTTTCACAGAGTAGATGCCCGGCGCTAATCGGCAAGCCTAAagtttttctgcttttccTGCGCGTGTCTGTTCGCGACCCGGTCCTACCGCGTGTCAACCAGTTAAAAGTGGTCGAAACCAGAAAGAAGCAGTCCTCGGCAAGCCTGGATGCGCCCACTTACTTCGAACCAGAAGCACTGAATACTGAAAGTGACTTCCTCGTCGTACGAGTTATGTACGAGGACGATTTTGACCAGGACGGAAAGCCGACCTTTGGTGGAGGCAAAACGACGCAGTCGGAAGACATTCCATGGTTCGTCTCATCTTTTGTTACAAAGATGTCCGAGCAGGCCGGGGATAAAGACTTCTTGACAATCTTGAAGAACATAAAACGACATTACATGGAACGCGTCTCGCTTTCCGTCACTTCAACTTTATCGGAAAGTAAGGCGTCTGTTGCGTCACGTGCCACTACGACCTTCAAGTTGTCTGACAGCAACGGTCACGTGAACATGTTTATTGACAGTTCTTTGAAAAAGCCTTTGTACCTCATGCCAGGGCTGTAA
- the LOC143465308 gene encoding uncharacterized protein LOC143465308 isoform X1, which yields MFLHRVEFYGTLLTRFIEYVLHPLKTKFSTSGNENPEFEAVKEKMQQLKTKCESLLSDGSVIILDNVNHSDAEKRFPVISVLPRVHELLSKMVMTSFQWRLHARYEQQFEEIAQKRALAESEGDLNDKRSLLRNFDHGIRKTQRSHESLEEEIAERQQALSTSNFAQVYEQCIDQIERVQGALEQCKSTIQSNDSTIKAVQETFGKYKIIGPKRKHKLESSIVKRTKKVEELAKIQAELERLEEHKAKLDEEEVSWMRGGYENAVNVINTLKEQSQTLVDNLKELEQQKDDLKSSYEQSVEEVLKLSMDYEQVSHKYEYEKRLAAVVAKTIWNNNADIYTSVRPNKITTIRMETEGAYPMLQPKGVALVIHNDWATKSEKANKLVHDKVDKNFAKSLNVLLVQCGYYVIQRKDLTTGEIQHHMIGLSDQYHGYQSDHSSLLAVIVAQSNERSQILDDIGKALSAKDLLDHFSQSRCPALIGKPKVFLLFLRVSVRDPVLPRVNQLKVVETRKKQSSASLDAPTYFEPETLNTESDFLVVRVMYEDDFDQDGKPTFGGGKTTQSEDIPWFVSSFVTKMSEQAGDKDFLTILKNIKRHYMERVSLSVTSTLSESKASVASRATTTFKLSDSNGHVNMFIDSSLKKPLYLMPGL from the exons ATGTTTCTGCACAGAGTTGAATTTTACGGGACTCTATTAACGCGCTTCATCGAATACGTGCTGCATCCGTTGAAGACAAAGTTTTCCACTTCCGGAAATGAAAATCCGGAATTCGAAGCTGTAAAGGAGAAAATGCAACAGTTAAAG ACAAAATGTGAAAGTTTGCTCAGTGACGGCTCTGTGATCATTCTGGATAACGTGAACCACTCGGACGCAGAAAAAAGATTTCCAGTCATCTCTGTTCTTCCGCGAGTGCACGAGCTTTTAAGTAAAATGGTCATGACGTCATTTCAGTGGAGGTTGCACGCCAG ATATGAACAACAATTTGAAGAAATTGCTCAGAAGCGCGCTCTTGCGGAATCTGAAGGGGACTTGAATGACAAAAGATCTTTATTGCGAAATTTTGATCACGGAATAAG gaaAACTCAGCGTAGTCACGAGTCACTGGAGGAAGAGATCGCAGAGAGACAGCAGGCTTTGTCAACCAGCAACTTTGCTCAAGTTTACGAACAATGCATCGATCAAATCGAGCGGGTTCAAGGCGCGTTGGAGCAATGCAAATCGACCATCCAAAGCAATGACTCGACGATTAAAGC AGTGCAAGAAACGTTTGGAAAATACAAGATTATCGGTCCCAAAAGGAAACACAAACTAGAGTCGAGTATTGTCAAACGTACGAAGAAGGTCGAAGAACTTGCTAAAATACAAGCAGAGCTGGAACGTCTTgag GAgcacaaagctaaactagatgAAGAGGAAGTAAGCTGGATGAGAGGAGGGTACGAGAACGCAGTAAACGTCATAAATACTTTGAAAGAGCAATCCCAAACCCTCGTTGACaatttaaaagaacttgaGCAACAAAAAGACGATTTAAAATCATCCTACGAACAATCAGTAGAAGAG GTGTTAAAGTTAAGCATGGATTATGAGCAAGTAAGCCACAAATATGAATACGAGAAAAGACTGGCTGCGGTGGTTGCCAAAACGATTTGGAACAACAACGCCGACATATACACCAGCGTGCGGCCAAATAAa ATCACTACCATTAGAATGGAAACCGAAGGTGCTTACCCCATGCTGCAACCCAAAGGGGTCGCGTTGGTCATTCACAACGATTGGGCGACCAAGTCGGAAAAAGCTAACAAGCTGGTTCACGATAAAGTtgacaaaaactttgcaaagtCGCTCAATGTTCTTTTGGTACAGTGCGGTTATTACGTCATCCAAAGAAAAGACCTGACAACCGGAGAGATCCAGCACCACATGATTGGACTGTCTGACCAGTACCACGGTTACCAGAGCGACCACAGCTCGTTGCTTGCCGTTATCGTTGCCCAGTCCAACGAGCGCAGCCAAATCCTTGACGACATCGGCAAAGCATTATCAGCGAAGGACTTGCTGGACCACTTTTCACAGAGTAGATGCCCGGCGCTAATCGGTAAGCCTAAagtttttctgcttttccTGCGCGTGTCTGTTCGCGACCCGGTCCTACCGCGTGTCAACCAGTTAAAAGTGGTCGAAACCAGAAAGAAGCAGTCCTCGGCAAGCCTGGATGCGCCCACTTACTTCGAACCAGAAACACTGAATACTGAAAGTGACTTCCTCGTCGTACGAGTTATGTACGAGGACGATTTTGACCAGGACGGAAAGCCGACCTTTGGTGGAGGCAAAACGACACAGTCGGAAGACATTCCGTGGTTCGTCTCATCTTTTGTTACAAAGATGTCCGAGCAGGCCGGGGATAAAGACTTCTTGACAATCTTGAAGAACATAAAACGACATTACATGGAACGCGTCTCGCTTTCCGTCACTTCAACTTTATCGGAAAGTAAGGCGTCTGTTGCGTCACGTGCCACTACGACCTTCAAGTTGTCTGACAGCAACGGCCACGTGAACATGTTTATTGACAGTTCTTTGAAAAAGCCTTTGTACCTCATGCCAGGGCTGTAA
- the LOC143465426 gene encoding uncharacterized protein LOC143465426 isoform X3 has translation MKTFFWNDLMHYWMNCFSKKKRNLETNTNEARTENAATRGVKMFLHRVEFYGTLLTRFIEYVLHPLKTKFSTSGNENPEFEAVKEKMQQLKTKCESLLSDASVIILDNVNHSDAEKRFPVISVIPRVHELLSKMVMTSFQWRLHARYEQQFEEIAQKRALAESEGDLNDKRSLLRNFDHGIRKTQRSHESLEEEIAERQQALSTSNFAQVYEQCIDQIERVQGALEQCKSTIQSNDSTIKAVQETFGKYKIIGPKRKHKLESSIVKRTKKVEELAKIQAELERLEEHKAKLDEEEVSWMRGGYENAVNVINTLKEQSQTLVDNLKELEQQKDDLKSSYEQSVEEVLKLSMDYEQVNHKYEYEKRLAAVVAKTIWNNNADIYTTVRPNKITTIRMETEGAYPMLQPKGVALVIHNDWATKSEKANKLVHDKVDKNFAKSLNVLLVQCGYYVIQRKDLTTGEIQHHMIGLSDQYHGYQGDHSSLLAVIVAQSNERGQILDDIGKALSAKDLLDHFSQSRCPALIGKPKVFLLFLRVSVRDPVLPRVNQLKVVETRKKQSSASLDAPTYFEPEALNTESDFLVVRVMYEDDFDQDGKPTFGGGKTTQSEDIPWFVSSFVTKMSEQAGDKDFLTILKNIKRHYMERVSLSVTSTLSESKASVASRATTTFKLSDSNGHVNMFIDSSLKKPLYLMPGL, from the exons ATGAAAACTTTCTTTTGGAACGATTTGATGCATTATTGGATGAACTGCTTCAGCAAGAAGAAG AGGAACTTAGAAACCAACACAAACGAAGCGAGAACAGAAAATGCAGCGACACGAGGAGTAAAAATGTTTCTGCACAGAGTTGAATTTTACGGGACTCTATTAACGCGCTTCATCGAATACGTGCTGCATCCGTTGAAGACAAAGTTTTCCACTTCCGGAAATGAAAATCCGGAATTCGAAGCTGTAAAGGAGAAAATGCAACAGTTAAAG ACAAAGTGTGAAAGTTTGCTCAGTGACGCATCTGTGATCATTCTGGATAACGTGAACCATTCGGACGCAGAAAAAAGATTTCCGGTCATCTCTGTTATTCCGCGAGTGCACGAGCTTTTAAGTAAAATGGTCATGACGTCATTTCAGTGGAGGTTGCACGCCAG ATACGAACAACAATTTGAAGAAATTGCTCAGAAGCGCGCTCTTGCGGAATCGGAAGGGGACTTGAATGACAAAAGATCTTTATTGCGAAATTTTGATCACGGAATAAG aaaaactcagCGTAGTCACGAGTCACTGGAGGAAGAGATCGCAGAGAGACAGCAGGCTTTGTCAACCAGCAACTTTGCTCAAGTTTACGAACAATGCATCGATCAAATCGAGCGGGTTCAAGGCGCGTTGGAGCAATGCAAATCGACCATCCAAAGCAATGACTCGACGATTAAAGC AGTGCAAGAAACGTTTGGAAAATACAAGATTATCGGTCCCAAAAGGAAACACAAACTAGAGTCGAGTATTGTCAAACGTACGAAGAAGGTCGAAGAACTTGCTAAAATACAAGCAGAGCTGGAACGTCTTgag GAgcacaaagctaaactagatgAAGAGGAAGTAAGCTGGATGAGAGGAGGGTACGAGAACGCAGTAAACGTCATAAATACTTTGAAAGAGCAATCCCAAACCCTCGTTGACaatttaaaagaacttgaGCAACAAAAAGACGATTTAAAATCATCCTACGAACAATCAGTAGAAGAG GTGTTAAAGTTAAGCATGGATTATGAGCAAGTAAACCACAAATATGAATACGAGAAAAGACTGGCTGCGGTGGTTGCCAAAACGATTTGGAACAACAACGCCGACATATACACCACCGTGCGGCCAAATAAa ATCACTACCATTAGAATGGAAACCGAAGGTGCTTACCCCATGCTGCAACCCAAAGGGGTCGCGTTGGTCATTCACAACGATTGGGCGACCAAGTCGGAAAAAGCTAACAAGCTGGTTCACGATAAAGTtgacaaaaactttgcaaagtCGCTCAATGTTCTTTTGGTACAGTGCGGTTATTACGTCATCCAAAGAAAAGACCTGACAACCGGAGAGATCCAGCACCACATGATTGGACTGTCTGACCAGTACCACGGTTACCAGGGCGACCACAGCTCGTTGCTTGCCGTTATCGTTGCCCAGTCCAACGAGCGCGGCCAAATCCTTGACGACATCGGCAAAGCATTATCAGCGAAGGACTTGCTGGACCACTTTTCACAGAGTAGATGCCCGGCGCTAATCGGCAAGCCTAAagtttttctgcttttccTGCGCGTGTCTGTTCGCGACCCGGTCCTACCGCGTGTCAACCAGTTAAAAGTGGTCGAAACCAGAAAGAAGCAGTCCTCGGCAAGCCTGGATGCGCCCACTTACTTCGAACCAGAAGCACTGAATACTGAAAGTGACTTCCTCGTCGTACGAGTTATGTACGAGGACGATTTTGACCAGGACGGAAAGCCGACCTTTGGTGGAGGCAAAACGACGCAGTCGGAAGACATTCCATGGTTCGTCTCATCTTTTGTTACAAAGATGTCCGAGCAGGCCGGGGATAAAGACTTCTTGACAATCTTGAAGAACATAAAACGACATTACATGGAACGCGTCTCGCTTTCCGTCACTTCAACTTTATCGGAAAGTAAGGCGTCTGTTGCGTCACGTGCCACTACGACCTTCAAGTTGTCTGACAGCAACGGTCACGTGAACATGTTTATTGACAGTTCTTTGAAAAAGCCTTTGTACCTCATGCCAGGGCTGTAA
- the LOC143465308 gene encoding uncharacterized protein LOC143465308 isoform X2, which translates to MFLHRVEFYGTLLTRFIEYVLHPLKTKFSTSGNENPEFEAVKEKMQQLKTKCESLLSDGSVIILDNVNHSDAEKRFPVISVLPRVHELLSKMVMTSFQWRLHARYEQQFEEIAQKRALAESEGDLNDKRSLLRNFDHGIRKTQRSHESLEEEIAERQQALSTSNFAQVYEQCIDQIERVQGALEQCKSTIQSNDSTIKAVQETFGKYKIIGPKRKHKLESSIVKRTKKVEELAKIQAELERLEEHKAKLDEEEVSWMRGGYENAVNVINTLKEQSQTLVDNLKELEQQKDDLKSSYEQSVEEITTIRMETEGAYPMLQPKGVALVIHNDWATKSEKANKLVHDKVDKNFAKSLNVLLVQCGYYVIQRKDLTTGEIQHHMIGLSDQYHGYQSDHSSLLAVIVAQSNERSQILDDIGKALSAKDLLDHFSQSRCPALIGKPKVFLLFLRVSVRDPVLPRVNQLKVVETRKKQSSASLDAPTYFEPETLNTESDFLVVRVMYEDDFDQDGKPTFGGGKTTQSEDIPWFVSSFVTKMSEQAGDKDFLTILKNIKRHYMERVSLSVTSTLSESKASVASRATTTFKLSDSNGHVNMFIDSSLKKPLYLMPGL; encoded by the exons ATGTTTCTGCACAGAGTTGAATTTTACGGGACTCTATTAACGCGCTTCATCGAATACGTGCTGCATCCGTTGAAGACAAAGTTTTCCACTTCCGGAAATGAAAATCCGGAATTCGAAGCTGTAAAGGAGAAAATGCAACAGTTAAAG ACAAAATGTGAAAGTTTGCTCAGTGACGGCTCTGTGATCATTCTGGATAACGTGAACCACTCGGACGCAGAAAAAAGATTTCCAGTCATCTCTGTTCTTCCGCGAGTGCACGAGCTTTTAAGTAAAATGGTCATGACGTCATTTCAGTGGAGGTTGCACGCCAG ATATGAACAACAATTTGAAGAAATTGCTCAGAAGCGCGCTCTTGCGGAATCTGAAGGGGACTTGAATGACAAAAGATCTTTATTGCGAAATTTTGATCACGGAATAAG gaaAACTCAGCGTAGTCACGAGTCACTGGAGGAAGAGATCGCAGAGAGACAGCAGGCTTTGTCAACCAGCAACTTTGCTCAAGTTTACGAACAATGCATCGATCAAATCGAGCGGGTTCAAGGCGCGTTGGAGCAATGCAAATCGACCATCCAAAGCAATGACTCGACGATTAAAGC AGTGCAAGAAACGTTTGGAAAATACAAGATTATCGGTCCCAAAAGGAAACACAAACTAGAGTCGAGTATTGTCAAACGTACGAAGAAGGTCGAAGAACTTGCTAAAATACAAGCAGAGCTGGAACGTCTTgag GAgcacaaagctaaactagatgAAGAGGAAGTAAGCTGGATGAGAGGAGGGTACGAGAACGCAGTAAACGTCATAAATACTTTGAAAGAGCAATCCCAAACCCTCGTTGACaatttaaaagaacttgaGCAACAAAAAGACGATTTAAAATCATCCTACGAACAATCAGTAGAAGAG ATCACTACCATTAGAATGGAAACCGAAGGTGCTTACCCCATGCTGCAACCCAAAGGGGTCGCGTTGGTCATTCACAACGATTGGGCGACCAAGTCGGAAAAAGCTAACAAGCTGGTTCACGATAAAGTtgacaaaaactttgcaaagtCGCTCAATGTTCTTTTGGTACAGTGCGGTTATTACGTCATCCAAAGAAAAGACCTGACAACCGGAGAGATCCAGCACCACATGATTGGACTGTCTGACCAGTACCACGGTTACCAGAGCGACCACAGCTCGTTGCTTGCCGTTATCGTTGCCCAGTCCAACGAGCGCAGCCAAATCCTTGACGACATCGGCAAAGCATTATCAGCGAAGGACTTGCTGGACCACTTTTCACAGAGTAGATGCCCGGCGCTAATCGGTAAGCCTAAagtttttctgcttttccTGCGCGTGTCTGTTCGCGACCCGGTCCTACCGCGTGTCAACCAGTTAAAAGTGGTCGAAACCAGAAAGAAGCAGTCCTCGGCAAGCCTGGATGCGCCCACTTACTTCGAACCAGAAACACTGAATACTGAAAGTGACTTCCTCGTCGTACGAGTTATGTACGAGGACGATTTTGACCAGGACGGAAAGCCGACCTTTGGTGGAGGCAAAACGACACAGTCGGAAGACATTCCGTGGTTCGTCTCATCTTTTGTTACAAAGATGTCCGAGCAGGCCGGGGATAAAGACTTCTTGACAATCTTGAAGAACATAAAACGACATTACATGGAACGCGTCTCGCTTTCCGTCACTTCAACTTTATCGGAAAGTAAGGCGTCTGTTGCGTCACGTGCCACTACGACCTTCAAGTTGTCTGACAGCAACGGCCACGTGAACATGTTTATTGACAGTTCTTTGAAAAAGCCTTTGTACCTCATGCCAGGGCTGTAA